In Candidatus Acetothermia bacterium, a single window of DNA contains:
- a CDS encoding ROK family protein, with translation MAVKSLADVLRAAWTPAGVTRRELEVNLSLSRPTVDKALGELRRLDLVHPCGTRAPWGGRPAVVFRVHGEARLALGVDVELPRLKFVLTDLWGTALHAKSLTVEGLAGPATVLRHVAEELRRWANEVGLRWPKVAGIGLGLPAFLTDGTANFVGQTLPAWHRVPARQILEREFPIPVRIHHDMHLMALAEAHQGGWDDDVLLYFALRPGLHGDIRVGASVLVDGDVYLGAHGHGGALYRAFVEPGGLAGLSPRKQIDLLVDRVTDPLVHAVTLFDPGRVVIHAEMLGEQEPLFIEGCRRRVQKALEGEFPDVVEVAPARARGPTAALGAAIAVVRDLYANPAPLLAQRG, from the coding sequence ATGGCGGTGAAGTCGTTGGCCGACGTGCTGCGCGCGGCGTGGACTCCGGCTGGGGTCACCCGCCGGGAACTGGAGGTCAACCTCAGCCTGTCCCGCCCCACGGTGGACAAGGCGCTGGGCGAGCTGCGGCGTCTGGACCTGGTGCATCCGTGTGGGACGCGGGCCCCGTGGGGCGGCCGCCCGGCCGTGGTGTTCCGCGTCCACGGGGAGGCCCGACTGGCGTTGGGGGTGGACGTGGAACTTCCCCGCCTGAAGTTCGTCCTCACCGACCTGTGGGGCACTGCGCTCCACGCCAAAAGCCTCACCGTCGAGGGCCTCGCCGGCCCAGCCACGGTGCTGCGCCATGTGGCGGAGGAGCTCCGCCGATGGGCCAACGAGGTCGGCCTTCGTTGGCCCAAGGTGGCCGGGATCGGGTTGGGCCTGCCCGCGTTCCTCACCGACGGAACGGCGAACTTCGTGGGCCAGACCTTGCCCGCCTGGCACCGGGTCCCGGCCCGGCAGATCCTGGAACGGGAGTTTCCCATCCCGGTGCGCATCCACCACGACATGCACCTCATGGCCTTGGCCGAGGCCCATCAGGGGGGTTGGGACGACGACGTCCTCCTCTACTTCGCCCTCCGGCCCGGACTGCACGGGGACATCCGAGTTGGGGCGAGCGTACTGGTGGACGGAGACGTGTACCTTGGCGCTCATGGCCACGGTGGAGCCTTGTACCGGGCGTTCGTGGAGCCGGGAGGGTTGGCCGGCCTTTCCCCCCGTAAACAGATCGACCTCTTGGTGGATCGGGTCACCGACCCCTTGGTGCACGCGGTGACCCTGTTCGACCCGGGACGGGTGGTGATCCACGCCGAGATGCTGGGCGAGCAGGAGCCATTGTTCATCGAGGGCTGTCGCCGCCGGGTTCAGAAGGCCCTGGAGGGGGAGTTCCCGGACGTGGTGGAGGTGGCCCCGGCCCGGGCGCGGGGGCCGACCGCCGCTCTCGGGGCGGCCATCGCCGTGGTACGAGACCTGTACGCTAACCCAGCGCCACTTCTGGCCCAAAGGGGGTGA
- a CDS encoding 2-oxoacid:acceptor oxidoreductase family protein → MRQEIRFAGFGGQGIISAGRITGQAAVIYDGKHSVLIQSYGPEARGGACAAEVIVSDRQVDYPMVVQPDVGVIMSQEGYEKYGHDLRPGGLLLVDQDLVQHEPRSDVQVVEVPATRLAESLGRRIVANVVMLGALGAAWPTVSRDALLKAVLAAVPPHTRDLNQRAFEEGYNYVKENFHEP, encoded by the coding sequence GTGCGCCAGGAGATACGGTTCGCCGGCTTTGGCGGCCAGGGGATCATCTCCGCCGGCCGCATCACCGGGCAGGCCGCGGTCATCTACGACGGCAAGCACTCCGTCCTCATCCAGTCCTACGGCCCGGAGGCCCGCGGCGGGGCATGCGCGGCCGAGGTCATCGTGTCCGACCGACAGGTGGACTACCCGATGGTGGTCCAGCCGGATGTCGGGGTCATCATGTCCCAAGAAGGCTATGAGAAATACGGCCATGACCTGCGTCCCGGGGGCCTCCTCCTCGTAGACCAAGACCTGGTCCAGCACGAGCCCCGCTCCGATGTGCAGGTGGTGGAGGTCCCGGCGACCCGCCTCGCCGAATCCTTGGGCCGCAGGATCGTGGCCAACGTGGTGATGCTCGGGGCGCTCGGGGCGGCATGGCCCACCGTGTCCCGGGATGCCCTGCTCAAGGCGGTCCTCGCCGCTGTCCCCCCCCACACCCGCGACCTCAACCAGCGGGCGTTCGAGGAGGGCTACAACTACGTGAAGGAGAACTTCCATGAACCGTAA
- a CDS encoding CoB--CoM heterodisulfide reductase iron-sulfur subunit A family protein has product MTDHGSRPRIGVFVCHCGKNIAGTVDVARASEVLARHPGVVYATHHEYMCSDPGQELLRRAIREHRLTGAVVAACSPSMHETTFRRAAAGAGLNPYLVEIANIREQCSWVHEGPAATDKAIRVTRAMVEKAKGNHPLTPMEVGHATKCLVVGGGIAGIQAALDVADAGFEVLLVEKSPTIGGRMAQLSETFPTLDCSQCILTPKMVEVAHHPRIRLLTYSEVEEVSGFIGNYHVRIRKKPTYVDPDKCNLCGECAKVCPIRVPSGFDCGLSERAAIYIPFPQAVPSSYTLDEGSCLGLVPLRCGECAKVCEPRAIDFDMHEELLEEDVGAIILATGYELYPKEAMAEYGHGTIPDVIDGLQFERILSASGPTRGEVRRPSDGRVPKEVVFIQCSGSRDPELHKPYCSKICCMYTAKHALLYRHAVHDGKAYVFYIDIRAGGKGYEEFVNRAMEEEGILYLRGKVAKVFREGDKVMVWGVDTLTGKRVEVAADLVVLAQAVVPTTGAPELPRKLRAAVDAHGFLQEAHPKLRPLEALTGGIFLAGAAHAPKDIPEAVAQGSGAAAKAVAILAAPVLTHSPEVAEVDEALCSGCRICAPQCPYTAITVDEVAHVNEMLCEGCGTCVAACPSGAMTMRNLSDVQVQSMIRAALSEVPEPAEVKGG; this is encoded by the coding sequence ATCACGGATCACGGATCACGCCCCAGGATTGGAGTGTTCGTCTGCCACTGCGGCAAGAACATCGCCGGCACGGTGGACGTGGCCCGGGCAAGCGAGGTCCTGGCGCGCCATCCGGGGGTGGTCTACGCCACCCACCACGAGTACATGTGCTCCGACCCCGGCCAGGAGCTCCTCCGGCGGGCGATTCGTGAACACCGCCTCACCGGAGCGGTGGTGGCTGCGTGCTCGCCGTCCATGCACGAGACCACGTTCCGCCGGGCGGCAGCCGGTGCTGGGTTGAACCCGTACCTTGTGGAGATCGCCAACATCCGCGAGCAGTGCTCGTGGGTGCACGAGGGCCCAGCGGCCACGGACAAGGCGATCCGGGTGACCCGGGCGATGGTGGAGAAGGCCAAGGGCAACCACCCCCTGACCCCGATGGAGGTGGGGCACGCCACGAAGTGCCTGGTGGTCGGTGGGGGGATCGCCGGGATCCAGGCCGCCCTGGACGTGGCCGACGCCGGGTTCGAGGTCCTGCTCGTGGAGAAGAGCCCCACGATCGGGGGGCGCATGGCCCAGCTCTCGGAGACGTTCCCCACCCTCGACTGCTCCCAATGCATCCTTACCCCGAAGATGGTGGAGGTCGCCCATCACCCGCGGATCCGGCTCCTCACCTATTCCGAGGTGGAGGAGGTGTCCGGGTTCATCGGGAACTACCACGTCCGCATCCGCAAGAAGCCGACCTATGTGGACCCGGACAAGTGCAACCTGTGCGGGGAGTGCGCCAAGGTCTGCCCGATCCGCGTTCCGAGCGGGTTCGACTGCGGGCTCTCCGAGCGGGCGGCGATCTACATCCCGTTCCCCCAGGCCGTGCCCTCCTCGTACACCCTGGACGAGGGAAGCTGCTTGGGACTCGTGCCGCTCCGGTGCGGGGAGTGCGCCAAGGTCTGCGAGCCCAGGGCCATCGACTTCGACATGCACGAGGAGCTCCTGGAGGAGGACGTGGGGGCAATCATCCTCGCCACCGGGTACGAGCTCTACCCCAAGGAGGCGATGGCCGAGTACGGCCACGGGACGATTCCCGACGTGATCGACGGCCTCCAGTTCGAGCGGATCCTCTCGGCGTCCGGACCCACCCGGGGCGAGGTGCGGCGGCCGTCCGACGGCCGGGTGCCCAAGGAGGTCGTGTTCATCCAGTGCTCCGGGTCCCGCGACCCCGAGCTCCACAAACCGTACTGCTCGAAGATCTGCTGCATGTACACCGCCAAACACGCCCTTCTTTACCGCCACGCGGTCCACGACGGAAAGGCCTACGTGTTCTACATCGACATCCGCGCCGGGGGGAAGGGGTACGAGGAGTTCGTGAACCGGGCGATGGAGGAAGAAGGGATCCTCTACCTTCGCGGCAAGGTGGCCAAGGTGTTCCGCGAGGGGGACAAGGTCATGGTGTGGGGGGTGGATACCCTGACCGGAAAGCGGGTCGAGGTGGCGGCGGACCTGGTGGTGCTCGCCCAGGCGGTGGTGCCGACGACCGGGGCGCCGGAGCTCCCCCGCAAGCTGCGGGCCGCGGTGGATGCCCATGGGTTCCTTCAAGAAGCCCACCCCAAGCTGCGGCCGCTGGAGGCGCTCACCGGTGGGATCTTCCTCGCCGGGGCGGCCCACGCCCCTAAGGACATCCCGGAGGCGGTGGCCCAAGGATCAGGGGCAGCGGCGAAGGCGGTGGCGATCCTTGCGGCCCCGGTGCTCACCCATTCCCCGGAGGTGGCGGAGGTGGACGAGGCCCTGTGCTCCGGTTGCCGCATCTGCGCCCCACAGTGTCCGTACACGGCGATCACCGTGGACGAGGTGGCCCACGTGAACGAGATGCTGTGCGAAGGGTGCGGCACGTGCGTCGCGGCCTGCCCGAGCGGGGCGATGACGATGCGCAACCTCTCCGACGTCCAGGTCCAGAGCATGATCCGCGCCGCCTTGAGCGAGGTCCCCGAGCCCGCGGAGGTGAAGGGTGGCTGA
- a CDS encoding hydrogenase iron-sulfur subunit gives MVAFLCRWCAGAGADLAGTSRLQYPPNAIPIRVNCSGRVEPSWVVDALRSGADGVLIGGCHPGDCHYVVGNYKARRRVYLLRKVLEELGVEPERVRLEWVSATEGARFARVMTEFVKELRRLGPLQGNGQG, from the coding sequence ATCGTGGCGTTTCTCTGTCGGTGGTGCGCCGGGGCCGGGGCCGATCTCGCCGGCACCAGCCGCCTCCAGTACCCACCCAACGCGATCCCGATCCGGGTCAACTGCTCGGGCCGGGTCGAGCCGAGCTGGGTCGTGGACGCCCTGCGATCCGGAGCGGACGGCGTGCTGATCGGCGGCTGCCACCCCGGGGACTGCCACTACGTGGTGGGGAACTACAAGGCCCGCCGTCGCGTGTACCTCCTCCGCAAGGTGCTCGAGGAGCTCGGGGTGGAGCCGGAGCGGGTGCGCCTGGAATGGGTGTCGGCCACCGAGGGGGCCCGGTTCGCCCGGGTGATGACCGAGTTCGTGAAAGAGTTGCGGAGGCTCGGCCCACTGCAGGGAAATGGACAAGGGTGA
- a CDS encoding oxidoreductase, with product MYWTGSCGGCDVSFLELGAALLDVLSKVEIVFWPALVDAKRADVEALPAGAIDVALINGTLRTEENREMAELLREKSKLIVAYGACAHLGGIPGLANLSQREEILAAVFGDGFRPTPPPGGSPEDAPPELLAEALPLSAAVRVDYVVPGCPPPPGLISRAFDALLGELPPTGHVFAPEKALCEECPRTKEERRLTQVVRPHEVLPDPEKCLLDQGMICLGPVTRGGCDAACPKAGMPCTGCLGPTPNAGDQGLAMLSALASLVRAGEEGEAAFASEDKVLDAIVDPVGTFHKYALPATWRVPSPLRGGGSGRGGRP from the coding sequence GTGTATTGGACCGGAAGCTGTGGGGGGTGCGACGTCTCGTTCCTCGAGCTGGGGGCGGCGCTCCTCGACGTCCTTTCCAAGGTGGAGATCGTGTTCTGGCCGGCGCTGGTGGACGCGAAGCGCGCCGACGTCGAGGCCCTCCCGGCGGGGGCGATCGACGTCGCCCTCATCAACGGGACCCTACGCACCGAGGAGAACCGGGAGATGGCCGAGCTCCTGCGGGAGAAATCCAAGCTCATCGTGGCTTATGGGGCGTGCGCCCACCTCGGGGGGATCCCGGGGCTGGCCAACCTGTCCCAGCGTGAGGAGATCCTGGCTGCCGTGTTCGGGGATGGGTTCCGGCCGACGCCACCCCCGGGAGGATCGCCGGAGGATGCCCCCCCGGAGCTCCTCGCCGAGGCGCTGCCCCTGTCGGCGGCGGTTCGGGTGGACTACGTCGTCCCCGGCTGTCCTCCCCCGCCGGGGTTGATCTCCCGGGCCTTCGACGCCCTCCTCGGGGAGCTGCCACCAACCGGGCACGTGTTCGCCCCCGAGAAGGCCCTGTGCGAGGAATGCCCCCGGACCAAGGAGGAGCGGAGGCTGACCCAAGTGGTGCGCCCCCACGAGGTGCTTCCGGACCCGGAGAAGTGCCTCCTCGATCAGGGGATGATCTGCCTCGGGCCGGTGACGCGGGGCGGGTGCGACGCCGCCTGTCCCAAGGCCGGGATGCCCTGCACCGGCTGCCTCGGCCCCACCCCCAATGCCGGCGACCAGGGGCTGGCGATGCTCTCGGCTCTGGCCTCCCTGGTACGGGCCGGGGAGGAGGGTGAGGCCGCGTTCGCTTCCGAGGACAAGGTCCTCGACGCGATCGTCGACCCGGTGGGGACGTTCCACAAGTACGCCCTCCCCGCGACGTGGAGGGTCCCCTCCCCCCTTCGTGGGGGAGGGTCAGGGAGAGGGGGGCGCCCGTGA